The nucleotide sequence ATATCAGGGAGAATAATCCCTCTTTCTTCAAGCAGCTTAATTGAAAGCGGATCTATTGCTCTAAGTTGTAACTTTTTAAAATAAGCGGAATCTCCCAAAGTGCAAAAAAAAGAAAAAACAAGGGAAACAACGTCAACAGAGTCGGAAAGATTAATTTTATTTGGAAACAAAAAACCCGATATATTGCGGGCTATATCACAACGGCTGTATAGGACTACATCGGTATCGGGACCGCTTTCCATATACCAGCCGTCAAATTTTGATATCATGGTTTTTCTCCAAAGCTTTTATCTCATCCCTTAAAGCAGCAGCTCTTTCATAATCTTCGGTTTCGACAGCTTTTTTTAGTTCTTCATGTAATTCTTCAGAAGTATGAGTTTCAAAAAAGGTTTGGTGGGCATGGTCATCCGTGATAGAGCCGGAATACTTTAGATTTTTCTTCTTCTTTCCCAATATTTCCATAATTTCGGTTTTAAAAAACGAAAAACAGTCTGAACACCCTATCATTTTTTTAGATTCGATTTCTCTAAAACTTAATCCGCATATAGGGCATTGATCCGATTTTCTGCCGCCATCATTATCATTAGATCCAAGTATTTTTGTTATGGAAATATCGATAGTTTTAGAAAACATACCAAATCCGAGCCTTTGCGAACAAGCCGGACACAGATAAATATTTTTAGTTACACCGTCTGCAACTTGTTCCACAGAAATTTTAGCCTCGTTCAACTTACACATATCACAAATCATAATTTCCTCATAATTTCTATCGGCTTTTCTTTTCCTGCCCGTACTGCAGGAATCAAACACACTACTACCGATAATATTAACATAGAAACGGCTATTGTGTAAAGGTCAAAAAGATTTAATTTTACGGGAATATGCTCCAAATAATAGGCAGGGTCTAAAAGATGAATTTCAAGAGGTTTTCCTGTCCCGCCGGTCCCATAAAGTAAGGTATAAAAAAAGTTTTGAAAATGGTTTAAAATTTTCTCCGCATAAGCAAAGATTTCGTTTATATGTATGGCGGCTAAAATTCCTAGAGGCATTCCCAAAATAATTCCGCCTAAGCTTGTTAAAAGACCGGCAAGCAAAAAAGCAAGGCTTATAGACGAGGGGTGGGCGCCGGCTGCTTTTAGTATGGCAATTTCCCGCCTTCTTTCCATTACAAGCATAACAATA is from Treponema denticola and encodes:
- a CDS encoding UvrB/UvrC motif-containing protein, which codes for MICDMCKLNEAKISVEQVADGVTKNIYLCPACSQRLGFGMFSKTIDISITKILGSNDNDGGRKSDQCPICGLSFREIESKKMIGCSDCFSFFKTEIMEILGKKKKNLKYSGSITDDHAHQTFFETHTSEELHEELKKAVETEDYERAAALRDEIKALEKNHDIKI